Proteins co-encoded in one Pseudomonadota bacterium genomic window:
- a CDS encoding aspartate carbamoyltransferase catalytic subunit: protein MRLSTRHILSINDLTKKDVLTILATASSFKEISERPIKKVPTLRGRTVINCFFEDSTRTRLSFELAEKRLSADSSNISKSGSAMANKGETLLDTVRNIEAMRPDILVIRHSVAGAPAQAAGATRARIINAGDGMHEHPTQALLDLMTINDVKGRMKGLKVGIVGDILHSRVARSDMLLFKKMGLEVTVAGPPTLIPFGVEEAFGVRVASDVRDVLPELDVLMLLRVQRERLGEHFFPSAREYARYFGICADDLKSAKEDLAIMHPGPVNRGVEIAADVADGPRSVILGQVTCGVAVRMAVLYLLLGETHSE from the coding sequence ATGAGACTTTCAACGAGGCACATACTCTCGATAAACGACCTCACGAAGAAGGACGTGCTCACGATCCTCGCGACCGCGTCCTCGTTCAAGGAGATATCGGAGAGGCCGATAAAGAAGGTGCCGACCCTCAGGGGCCGCACGGTGATCAACTGCTTCTTCGAGGACAGCACGCGCACCCGGCTCAGCTTCGAGCTCGCCGAGAAGAGGCTGTCGGCCGACTCCAGCAACATCTCCAAGTCCGGCTCCGCGATGGCCAACAAGGGGGAGACGCTGCTGGACACCGTGCGCAACATCGAGGCCATGCGGCCGGACATCCTGGTGATAAGGCACAGCGTGGCCGGGGCGCCCGCCCAGGCGGCCGGCGCCACCCGGGCCCGCATAATCAACGCGGGCGACGGGATGCACGAGCACCCCACGCAGGCCCTGCTCGACCTCATGACCATAAACGATGTGAAGGGGCGCATGAAGGGGCTCAAGGTCGGCATCGTCGGCGACATACTCCACTCGAGGGTCGCGCGCTCCGACATGCTCCTCTTCAAGAAGATGGGCCTCGAGGTGACCGTGGCCGGCCCGCCCACGCTCATCCCGTTCGGCGTCGAGGAGGCGTTCGGCGTGAGGGTCGCAAGCGACGTCCGCGATGTGCTGCCGGAGCTCGACGTCCTCATGCTGCTCCGGGTGCAGAGGGAGCGGCTGGGAGAGCACTTCTTCCCGTCGGCCAGGGAGTACGCCCGCTACTTCGGAATCTGCGCGGACGACCTCAAGTCGGCGAAGGAGGACCTCGCGATCATGCACCCGGGCCCGGTCAACCGCGGCGTCGAGATAGCGGCCGACGTCGCCGACGGCCCCAGGTCGGTGATACTCGGCCAGGTCACCTGCGGCGTGGCCGTGAGGATGGCCGTGCTGTACCTGCTCCTGGGCGAGACCCACTCTGAGTGA
- the pyrR gene encoding bifunctional pyr operon transcriptional regulator/uracil phosphoribosyltransferase PyrR produces the protein MAETKGKPLLGEREMEAEITRIAREIVSDGTENVALLGILTRGVPLAEWIARKVESIQHRPMDVGSLDINLYRDDLSEVSEQPIVKPTEIPFAIDGKGIVLIDDVLYTGRTIRAAMDAIIDFGRPRFVRLAVVIDRGWRELPVQADYVGRRIKTTADQNVKVMVKPIDDRNEVWVRKQK, from the coding sequence ATGGCTGAGACAAAGGGAAAGCCGCTGCTCGGCGAGAGGGAGATGGAGGCGGAGATCACCCGCATCGCCCGCGAGATCGTCTCCGACGGGACCGAGAACGTGGCCCTGCTGGGGATCCTCACCAGGGGCGTGCCGCTCGCGGAGTGGATCGCCCGCAAGGTCGAGTCGATCCAGCACCGCCCCATGGACGTGGGCAGCCTGGACATCAACCTCTACCGGGACGACCTCTCCGAGGTCAGCGAGCAGCCGATAGTGAAGCCCACCGAGATACCGTTCGCCATCGACGGCAAGGGGATAGTGCTCATCGACGACGTGCTCTACACCGGCCGGACGATAAGGGCTGCGATGGACGCGATCATCGACTTCGGCAGGCCGCGCTTCGTGAGGCTGGCGGTGGTGATCGACCGCGGCTGGAGGGAGCTGCCCGTGCAGGCCGACTACGTGGGCAGAAGGATCAAGACCACCGCCGACCAGAACGTCAAGGTCATGGTCAAGCCGATCGACGACCGCAACGAGGTGTGGGTGAGGAAGCAGAAGTGA
- the lepB gene encoding signal peptidase I, whose translation MAGDIAQGSKGKKGAFREYAEALLLAVSVALLIRAFAVEAFKIPSGSMLPTLSIGDHIFVNKFVYGPRIPFTGHRIFEWDSPERGDVVVFIFPVDGGKDFIKRVIGLPGDSIRIEGMDLWVNGERQRRRPVEVAEFPGDRRRLSVRDGLKRSIPFVRGWRDFEFFEEQDGGALHLVQYERQRERTTFEAVVPPGHYFVMGDNRDNSSDSREWGFVPEGNIKGKALFVWLPLDKDHGGIRWHEFGRWIE comes from the coding sequence ATGGCAGGGGACATCGCGCAGGGTTCGAAGGGGAAAAAGGGGGCGTTCCGCGAATACGCCGAGGCGCTCCTGCTGGCCGTGTCGGTGGCGCTGCTCATACGCGCCTTCGCCGTGGAGGCGTTCAAGATACCGTCCGGCTCGATGCTGCCCACCCTCTCCATAGGGGACCACATATTCGTGAACAAGTTCGTCTACGGCCCGAGGATCCCGTTCACCGGGCATCGCATCTTCGAGTGGGACTCGCCCGAGCGCGGCGACGTGGTGGTCTTCATCTTCCCCGTCGACGGGGGCAAGGACTTCATCAAGCGCGTGATAGGGCTGCCCGGCGACAGTATACGCATCGAGGGGATGGATCTCTGGGTCAACGGGGAGAGGCAGCGAAGGCGGCCGGTCGAGGTCGCTGAGTTCCCGGGCGACAGGCGCAGGCTCTCGGTGCGCGACGGCCTCAAGAGGTCCATACCGTTTGTGAGGGGCTGGCGCGACTTCGAATTTTTCGAGGAGCAGGACGGAGGGGCGCTCCATCTCGTCCAGTACGAGAGACAGAGGGAGCGCACGACCTTCGAGGCGGTGGTGCCGCCGGGCCACTACTTCGTCATGGGGGACAACCGCGACAACTCCTCGGACAGCAGGGAATGGGGCTTCGTCCCCGAGGGCAACATCAAGGGCAAGGCCCTATTCGTCTGGCTGCCCCTGGACAAGGACCACGGGGGCATCCGCTGGCACGAATTCGGCCGCTGGATAGAGTAG